In Thalassophryne amazonica chromosome 14, fThaAma1.1, whole genome shotgun sequence, one DNA window encodes the following:
- the LOC117525399 gene encoding thrombospondin-type laminin G domain and EAR repeat-containing protein-like: protein MVQSRGSRGLQLAGTMTTVLSFPASQIFTNCDYFPAEFSLVVTIKSPKLRQTTEYILSVMEEESERPLVGLMVSENHLHFLVTSPVPGVQNRLSFQEVGLDDNNWHTMVLAITGPYATLTVDCGLPLELKWVQSFPNSLSTRGTRFFIGSRRKWKGRYSGLLRQLVLLPGSDATLRVCPSSEPSLAELMVPQFLKSIPFQPNQQMPHYQYEAETRVTLGHQPPCSKPQHGQLWFSARRKELFICDGDVWTPLLHNKERLDYVEDYQDLYTSSETFDMDVFSIPSEGLFMAVANRDCRPGSGIYKWRNGSFQIYQNISTQEARAWKKFTIRNTIFLVVANSQEAESELSVIYRWSTQRRRFVRHQTLETHAAVDWEAFQIHSDSFLVVANHRRARDSSHNIHSVIYRWNPNTKHFEVNQTLATSGAYDWEFFTVGPYHFLAVANTFDGQTTAISSTIYIWLDGSFQMFQSIPTVGATDWEMFQIDGRFFLAVANSQKVSGHGPRLYSINSTVYELNTFTQTFIRFQDILTHSALDWEFFTIGEQKFLVVANSHDGSSYSLNSVVYRWQGYEGFVPVHILPTFGCRDWEHFSTDEGSFLVYSSATSRLSKVFKLKTH, encoded by the exons ATGGTTCAGTCCCGAGGTTCCAGGGGTCTCCAGTTAGCTGGTACCATGACAACAGTATTAAGCTTCCCTGCTTCCCAAATCTTCACCAACTGTGACTATTTCCCAGCTGAGTTCTCACTGGTTGTCACCATCAAAAGTCCAAAACTGAGACAGACG ACTGAGTACATCCTTTCAGTGATGGAGGAGGAAAGTGAGAGACCTTTGGTTGGGTTAATGGTTTCGGAGAACCATCTCCACTTCTTGGTCACATCCCCAGTTCCTGGGGTCCAGAACCGACTCAGCTTCCAGGAGGTTGGCCTGGACGACAACAACTGGCACACAATGGTGCTCGCCATCACCGGACCATATGCCACGCTGACTGTGGACTGTGGACTCCCTCTGGAGCT TAAATGGGTCCAGTCCTTTCCCAATAGTCTGAGTACCAGAGGCACAAGGTTCTTCATTGGTAGCAGGAGGAAGTGGAAGGGACGTTACTCT GGTTTACTACGTCAGCTGGTTCTCTTACCGGGTTCAGATGCCACACTCAGAGTGTGTCCAAGCTCAGAACCCAGCCTGGCAGAACTGATGGTACCACAGTTCCTGAAGTCCATCCCCTTCCAACCCAACCAACAAATGCCACATTACCAGTACG AGGCAGAGACCAGAGTGACGCTGGGACACCAGCCGCCGTGttccaaaccacaacacggccaGCTGTGGTTCAGCGCTCGCAGGAAAGAACTGTTCATCTGTGATGGAGACGTGTGGACGCCGCTGCTGCACA ATAAAGAGCGACTGGATTATGTAGAGGACTACCAGGATCTGTACACCAGCTCTGAAACCTTTGACATGGACGTCTTCTCCATCCCGTCTGAAGGTCTCTTCATGGCCGTAGCCAACAG GGACTGCCGGCCCGGCTCAGGTATCTACAAATGGAGGAATGGGTCCTTCCAGATCTACCAGAACATCAGCACTCAGGAGGCTCGAGCCTGGAAGAAGTTTACTATCAGGAACACG ATCTTTCTGGTTGTTGCCAATTCTCAGGAGGCAGAGTCAGAACTGTCAGTCATCTATCGGTGGAGCACACAGCGGCGGCGGTTTGTCCGTCACCAGACTCTGGAGACTCACGCCGCCGTGGACTGGGAGGCCTTCCAGATCCACAGTGACAGCTTCCTGGTCGTAGCCAATCATAGACGAG CCAGAGACTCCAGCCACAACATCCACAGTGTGATCTACAGGTGGAACCCCAACACTAAG CATTTTGAAGTGAACCAGACTCTGGCCACGTCTGGAGCTTACGACTGGGAGTTCTTCACCGTAGGACCGTATCACTTCCTGGCTGTTGCGAACACGTTTGACGGCCAGACCACGGCCATCAGCTCCACCATCTACATCTGGCTGGACGGGAGCTTCCAGATGTTCCAAAGCATTCCG ACGGTTGGAGCGACGGACTGGGAGATGTTCCAGATCGACGGCAGGTTCTTCTTGGCTGTGGCCAACAGCCAGAAGGTTTCAGGTCACGGCCCAAGACTCTACAGCATCAACTCCACTGTGTATGAGCTGAACACCTTCACGCAGACCTTCATCCGCTTCCAGGACATCCTCACGCACAG TGCCCTCGACTGGGAGTTCTTTACAATCGGAGAACAGAAGTTCTTGGTGGTGGCCAATTCTCATGATGGCAGCTCCTACTCACTCAACAGCGTGGTCTACAG GTGGCAGGGCTATGAGGGCTTTGTTCCCGTCCACATTCTGCCTACGTTTGGTTGCAGAGATTGGGAACACTTCAGCACTGATGAAGGTTCTTTCCTTGTCTACTCTAGCGCCACCTCAAGGCTCAGCAAAGTGTTCAAACTCAAAACACACTGA